Proteins from a genomic interval of Clostridium scatologenes:
- a CDS encoding cysteine hydrolase family protein — protein MVLLVVDTQKLITNEKLYKFHMFVSNVKEIIHKARENNIEVIYIRHDDGIGNELTKGNDGFEIYEKFQPMSNEKIFDKKVNSAFKKTGLLEYLMDKGEKDIIIVGLQTDYCIDATIKCGFEHGFNIIVPAYSNTTVDNKFMSAEQSYEYYNEFMWNGRYAECISFDEAIKRMK, from the coding sequence GTGGTTTTATTAGTGGTTGATACACAAAAATTAATAACCAATGAAAAATTATATAAATTTCATATGTTTGTATCTAATGTTAAAGAAATAATACATAAAGCTAGGGAAAACAATATTGAAGTAATATATATACGTCATGATGATGGAATAGGAAATGAATTAACAAAAGGGAATGATGGCTTTGAAATATATGAAAAGTTTCAACCTATGAGTAATGAAAAGATATTTGATAAAAAGGTTAATAGTGCTTTTAAAAAAACAGGATTACTGGAATATCTAATGGATAAAGGAGAAAAAGATATAATCATTGTAGGGCTTCAAACAGATTATTGTATTGATGCTACTATAAAATGTGGATTCGAACACGGATTTAATATTATAGTTCCTGCATATTCAAATACAACAGTTGATAATAAATTTATGTCAGCAGAACAAAGTTATGAATATTATAATGAATTCATGTGGAATGGAAGATATGCAGAATGTATTTCCTTTGATGAAGCAATTAAAAGAATGAAATAG
- a CDS encoding lipid II flippase Amj family protein produces the protein MTSQIYIVFILTFTIFLIGTLAYSARVVGVKTGRIAVAAAVFNVFVLIQRTASTIQAPLLGKAVDNSISTGQTSDLLYVFRWIIFSITLATITGAILMPTFIKIFNKLVVSFSVYRSVPKLVFHAFSKSGIEQFKNSISIPKKENLYELRNFKKIPKKVVLLNMIAFSVSSISVLAALYAACLSPNLRTTCTTLSSVINSVSTIFMVIFIDPYLSMTTDDVIRGDCTELEFNRCVIFIIVGLIVGSILAQFMLIPASKLIVIIAKLI, from the coding sequence ATGACATCTCAAATTTACATAGTATTTATATTAACTTTTACTATTTTTTTAATAGGAACTTTAGCATATTCTGCAAGAGTCGTTGGAGTAAAAACTGGTAGAATTGCAGTAGCTGCTGCTGTATTTAATGTTTTTGTATTGATACAAAGGACAGCAAGTACCATCCAAGCACCTTTACTAGGAAAGGCAGTTGATAATAGTATAAGTACAGGACAAACTAGTGATTTATTGTATGTCTTTAGGTGGATAATTTTTTCTATTACATTAGCAACAATAACTGGTGCAATTTTAATGCCAACTTTTATAAAAATATTTAATAAATTAGTTGTATCATTTAGTGTATATCGCTCTGTGCCTAAATTGGTATTTCATGCATTTTCAAAATCAGGAATTGAACAATTTAAAAATAGTATTTCAATTCCTAAAAAAGAGAATTTGTATGAATTGAGAAATTTTAAGAAAATACCTAAAAAAGTAGTTTTATTGAATATGATTGCGTTTTCTGTATCTAGTATAAGTGTCTTAGCAGCATTATACGCTGCATGTTTAAGTCCTAATTTAAGAACTACATGTACCACCTTATCATCTGTAATAAACAGTGTTTCAACAATATTTATGGTTATATTCATTGATCCTTATTTATCTATGACAACAGATGATGTAATAAGAGGAGATTGTACGGAATTAGAGTTTAACCGTTGTGTAATTTTTATTATTGTTGGACTTATCGTTGGAAGTATATTAGCACAATTCATGCTAATTCCTGCTTCAAAATTAATAGTAATTATTGCAAAACTAATATAA
- the cmr1 gene encoding type III-B CRISPR module RAMP protein Cmr1 gives MGEIKLKCRFLTPAFIYGDNNQLELRASSIKGLIRFWWRAVNEFGNIEEMRNEESEIFGGKLLKKGKEEFIKAKVQILTEIIKNNNKELKKSLLDEYEDYSGIKYLFYSIGINDKKNRNFFNKGTEFKVKFKFKDEDSKYVREYIKAFNTLQLFGGIGCRSRRGAGNFIVEEVEGDPCGISKQEILRNLYEEESGTDILEVYKKVFKENKSNCELRYSNIISESTKACLLSLNKKNLLVNNNYEDKPFAILKKLIDNFDFEENLDEIAEKYRIFRKETNYNKCNDRGASPLIIKVVKDREECKILLIKLSGERLEYCKEKSKLKKNSIGNENDKSSKEFKLNEEDKIVDEFLDKFIKENNKNEIEVINLRG, from the coding sequence GTGGGTGAAATCAAATTAAAGTGCAGATTTCTTACTCCAGCATTTATATATGGAGACAATAATCAATTGGAATTAAGAGCATCTTCTATAAAAGGTCTTATCAGATTTTGGTGGCGTGCTGTCAATGAATTTGGAAACATTGAAGAAATGAGAAATGAAGAATCAGAAATATTTGGTGGCAAGCTATTAAAAAAAGGTAAAGAAGAATTTATAAAAGCTAAAGTACAAATTTTAACTGAGATTATAAAAAATAATAATAAAGAACTAAAAAAATCATTATTAGATGAATATGAGGACTATAGTGGAATAAAATATTTATTTTATTCTATTGGTATTAATGATAAAAAAAATAGGAATTTTTTTAATAAAGGAACAGAATTTAAGGTGAAATTTAAATTTAAAGATGAAGATAGTAAGTATGTCAGGGAATATATAAAAGCATTCAATACACTTCAACTTTTTGGAGGAATAGGTTGCAGAAGTAGAAGAGGTGCCGGAAATTTTATTGTTGAGGAGGTTGAAGGTGATCCTTGTGGAATAAGTAAACAAGAAATTTTGAGAAATTTGTATGAAGAAGAAAGTGGAACAGATATATTGGAAGTTTATAAAAAAGTATTTAAGGAAAATAAATCAAATTGTGAATTGAGATATTCTAACATAATTAGTGAATCAACAAAGGCTTGTCTTTTAAGTTTAAATAAGAAAAATTTGCTAGTTAATAATAATTATGAAGATAAACCGTTTGCTATATTAAAAAAATTAATTGATAATTTTGATTTCGAAGAAAACCTTGATGAAATTGCCGAAAAATATAGAATATTTAGAAAAGAAACTAATTATAACAAATGTAATGATAGAGGAGCATCTCCACTAATAATAAAGGTTGTAAAAGATCGCGAAGAGTGCAAAATATTATTAATTAAACTGTCAGGTGAAAGATTGGAATACTGTAAGGAAAAATCTAAACTAAAGAAAAATAGCATTGGCAATGAAAATGATAAATCAAGCAAGGAATTCAAATTAAATGAAGAAGATAAAATAGTTGATGAGTTTTTAGATAAGTTTATTAAAGAAAATAACAAAAATGAAATAGAAGTAATAAATTTAAGGGGGTAA
- the cmr4 gene encoding type III-B CRISPR module RAMP protein Cmr4, which translates to MSNLILYKCETPLHVGSGTELGLVDMPIQREKHTGFPKIESSGIKGVIRTDFNQDKTYKSYTNILFGPEDDGSKFAGSLQFTDAKILFFPVKTAKGTFGWITCPFILSRFKNDLEVNDVNTNDIKINEEYIKLGIEANKEFVIANKESNLIIKRENSMYILLEEFGYKVINDDTNILNKVNKLIEKMDLNKYIKDKLKRDIIIVNDDVFSYFLDMSTEINTRIRIGKDGVVEEGGLFTEEYVPEETIMYGFIDTFAISNCKIDLERFANKKFNGDCEKINIVEGSSENSKENEILKLKIEKNFVKYLNIKKVFQFGGNSTLGKGFTSVHVINGEVKEKGDVIND; encoded by the coding sequence ATGAGTAATTTAATACTATATAAGTGTGAAACTCCACTTCATGTTGGATCTGGAACCGAATTAGGATTAGTTGATATGCCTATACAAAGGGAAAAACATACAGGATTTCCTAAGATAGAATCATCAGGAATAAAAGGAGTTATTAGAACTGATTTCAATCAAGATAAAACATATAAAAGTTATACAAATATACTTTTTGGACCAGAAGATGATGGAAGCAAATTTGCAGGAAGCTTACAATTTACAGATGCCAAAATTTTATTTTTTCCAGTAAAAACAGCTAAGGGTACTTTTGGATGGATAACGTGTCCGTTTATACTAAGCAGGTTTAAAAATGATTTAGAAGTTAATGATGTAAATACAAATGATATAAAAATAAATGAAGAATATATTAAATTAGGTATAGAAGCTAATAAAGAATTTGTTATAGCTAATAAGGAATCTAATCTAATTATAAAAAGAGAAAATTCAATGTATATTTTATTAGAAGAATTCGGGTACAAAGTTATAAATGATGATACTAATATATTAAATAAGGTTAATAAGTTGATAGAGAAAATGGATTTAAATAAGTACATTAAAGACAAATTAAAGAGAGATATAATTATAGTTAACGACGATGTTTTTAGTTATTTTTTAGATATGAGTACTGAAATAAATACAAGAATTAGAATAGGTAAAGATGGAGTTGTTGAAGAGGGAGGATTATTTACAGAAGAATATGTTCCAGAAGAAACAATAATGTATGGTTTTATAGATACATTTGCAATTAGTAATTGCAAAATTGATCTAGAAAGATTTGCTAATAAAAAATTTAATGGTGATTGTGAAAAAATTAATATTGTGGAGGGATCTAGTGAAAATAGTAAAGAAAATGAAATTTTAAAACTTAAGATAGAGAAAAATTTTGTAAAGTATTTAAATATAAAAAAAGTTTTTCAATTTGGTGGTAACAGTACCTTAGGAAAAGGATTTACAAGTGTCCATGTTATAAATGGTGAAGTAAAGGAAAAAGGTGATGTTATAAATGATTAG
- a CDS encoding type III-B CRISPR module-associated protein Cmr5: MISSSVEKSRFILKSIKDGCFTIKDLSISEIQKLPMMIRINGLAASLEYLLKKDELKVKNVGKFCIKYISDYTSIKIDSSEITDLKEIKCDRYMCLQKDLYEFSLMLRRLVIAFEKK, encoded by the coding sequence ATGATTAGCAGTAGTGTAGAAAAATCAAGATTTATTTTGAAAAGCATAAAAGATGGATGTTTTACTATAAAAGATTTAAGTATAAGTGAAATACAAAAACTCCCAATGATGATTAGAATTAATGGATTAGCTGCTTCTTTAGAATATTTATTAAAAAAAGATGAACTTAAAGTTAAAAATGTAGGTAAGTTTTGTATTAAATATATTTCTGATTATACTTCAATAAAAATAGATAGTAGTGAAATTACAGACCTTAAAGAGATAAAATGTGATAGATATATGTGTTTGCAGAAAGATTTATATGAATTTTCATTAATGCTTAGAAGATTAGTAATAGCATTTGAAAAAAAGTGA
- the cmr6 gene encoding type III-B CRISPR module RAMP protein Cmr6: MAKCKFYLNTDNLRFDTLERSNNVELDSNNINNNLILNKYIYEKIDFKNYKFNQSFQSLLEYIKEKQEHIVELYKDNYICCKESFSLNECSKLAIGLGEVSVREVSIKLDHIYGIPFIPASSLKGAFRSYLNEKYSKSNNKENIIITELFGTEDKKGKIIFFDAYPEKFQLGLDIMTPHYIKYYSNGEKPLDSLKPNPIKFPVVKEGAKFKFTILCEKNYFIELNKLSKEKFKFTTLYKKLKHMLDNLNRADLKKLGEKNKFKKSNIQKEFEQFLKKKPLGAKTSVGYGCFEKLK, translated from the coding sequence TTGGCAAAATGTAAATTTTATTTAAATACAGATAATTTAAGATTTGATACATTGGAAAGATCTAACAATGTAGAGCTTGATTCTAATAATATAAATAATAATCTTATTTTAAATAAGTATATATATGAAAAAATAGATTTTAAAAATTACAAGTTTAATCAATCATTTCAAAGTTTATTAGAATATATAAAAGAAAAACAAGAGCATATCGTTGAATTGTATAAAGATAATTATATATGCTGTAAAGAGTCATTTTCATTAAATGAATGTTCAAAACTTGCTATAGGGCTTGGAGAAGTTTCTGTAAGAGAGGTATCAATCAAGCTAGATCATATATATGGAATTCCATTCATTCCTGCTAGCTCTTTAAAAGGTGCTTTTAGAAGTTACTTAAATGAAAAGTATAGCAAATCGAACAATAAAGAAAATATAATTATAACTGAGTTATTTGGTACTGAAGATAAAAAAGGTAAAATTATATTTTTTGATGCATATCCAGAAAAATTTCAATTAGGGCTAGATATTATGACACCACATTATATAAAATATTATTCCAATGGTGAAAAACCTTTAGATTCATTAAAGCCTAATCCTATAAAATTTCCAGTTGTGAAAGAAGGAGCTAAATTTAAATTTACAATATTATGTGAAAAGAATTATTTTATTGAATTAAATAAGCTGTCTAAAGAAAAATTTAAATTTACAACATTGTATAAAAAATTAAAGCACATGTTAGACAATTTAAATAGAGCAGATTTAAAGAAGTTAGGGGAAAAAAATAAATTTAAAAAATCGAATATACAAAAAGAATTTGAACAATTTTTAAAAAAGAAACCTTTAGGGGCTAAAACTTCTGTTGGGTATGGTTGTTTTGAAAAATTAAAGTAA
- a CDS encoding Cas10/Cmr2 second palm domain-containing protein → MHNKLMLITIAGIQEYISNARKTADFFNGSKIITEFLKEIYEIVKHFEGYKDFDTILPCELDKHELDIPNYFIAKVSSNLENNELENKLRKILSKSLKNNFNKIYCYLNLDVYIVVVDFKSSYQVSYKSMYKKLDGYKNNRFRDYSLIYNIHENKNFDLQNCTICGKNRGKYISNTNIELIKTEQYYTSENKYIKDKEVLCEDCLRKRKYDYHKEYPSTVDIAVMEWIDEVNKNEKIQHYDKMIGSIVNNKRDCIANFYHLDYIYSHVEGNMCDEYVKALDEINNLDRKDQKCKVGNASRYYALIKADIDDLGKHFNGKYLKESIKNDDIIFEKFQKRLSKEILKLSEGVKEKLYSFKNNYETKKLDIYLGGDDLLFFCPLYKVFEIVKFIDERIKNINIEDNEKNLTISKSIVVAHDSVPLTQVINLSRKSLDIAKEKFEKQGKNALVISIINSSGIVRTSYLKNERKTVDELVNLINGFKNYISSGFISNIERQLFLLGENMSLEEYEVLMNVIMNVIERVASKQIKDNEIKCKENLKYLISKFVYVNSSNYFLDLKGYFNLLYILKKYSIEIINDINGGSI, encoded by the coding sequence GTGCATAATAAACTAATGCTTATAACTATAGCTGGGATTCAAGAATATATATCTAATGCTAGAAAGACAGCAGATTTTTTTAATGGAAGTAAGATTATTACTGAGTTTTTAAAAGAAATTTATGAAATTGTAAAGCATTTTGAAGGATATAAAGATTTTGATACTATATTACCTTGCGAATTGGACAAGCATGAATTAGATATACCAAATTATTTTATAGCAAAAGTAAGTTCTAATCTAGAAAATAATGAACTGGAAAATAAATTAAGAAAAATTTTAAGTAAATCTTTGAAAAATAATTTTAATAAAATATATTGTTATTTGAATTTAGATGTTTATATTGTAGTAGTAGATTTTAAAAGTTCTTATCAAGTTTCCTATAAAAGTATGTATAAAAAATTGGATGGTTATAAAAATAATAGATTTAGGGATTATTCTCTAATATATAACATTCATGAAAATAAAAATTTCGATTTGCAAAATTGTACAATATGTGGGAAGAATAGAGGTAAATATATTTCAAATACTAATATAGAGTTAATAAAAACGGAGCAATATTATACAAGCGAAAACAAATATATAAAAGATAAAGAGGTTTTGTGTGAAGATTGCTTAAGAAAAAGAAAATATGATTATCACAAAGAGTATCCATCTACAGTAGATATAGCAGTGATGGAATGGATAGATGAAGTTAATAAAAATGAAAAAATTCAACATTACGATAAGATGATAGGAAGTATAGTAAATAATAAGAGGGATTGTATTGCCAACTTTTATCATTTGGATTATATATATTCTCATGTAGAAGGGAATATGTGTGATGAATATGTAAAAGCTTTGGACGAGATTAATAATTTAGATAGAAAAGACCAAAAATGTAAAGTTGGGAATGCTAGTAGATATTATGCATTAATAAAAGCTGATATAGATGATTTAGGTAAGCATTTTAATGGAAAGTATTTAAAAGAGAGTATTAAAAATGATGATATTATATTTGAAAAGTTTCAAAAAAGATTATCAAAAGAAATTTTAAAACTTTCTGAAGGAGTTAAAGAAAAATTATATAGCTTTAAAAATAATTATGAGACTAAAAAACTAGACATTTATTTAGGAGGAGATGATTTACTATTTTTTTGTCCTTTATACAAGGTTTTTGAAATAGTAAAGTTTATAGATGAAAGAATTAAAAATATAAATATAGAAGATAATGAAAAAAACTTAACGATATCTAAATCTATTGTAGTAGCACATGATTCTGTACCTCTTACTCAGGTTATTAATTTATCTAGAAAAAGCTTAGATATAGCAAAAGAAAAATTTGAAAAGCAAGGTAAAAATGCACTAGTGATTTCAATTATAAATTCTAGTGGTATAGTAAGAACTTCTTATTTGAAAAATGAAAGAAAAACTGTTGATGAACTTGTAAATTTAATTAATGGCTTTAAAAACTATATTTCTTCAGGTTTTATATCTAATATTGAAAGGCAGTTGTTTTTGCTTGGAGAAAATATGAGTTTGGAAGAATATGAAGTCTTAATGAATGTAATAATGAATGTAATTGAAAGAGTAGCTTCTAAACAAATAAAAGACAATGAAATAAAGTGTAAAGAAAATTTAAAATATTTAATCTCAAAATTTGTTTATGTAAATTCTAGTAATTATTTTTTAGATTTAAAAGGGTATTTTAATTTACTTTATATATTAAAAAAGTATTCAATTGAAATTATTAATGATATCAATGGAGGCAGTATATGA
- the cmr3 gene encoding type III-B CRISPR module-associated protein Cmr3, translating to MRECYFKIKPSDTLFFRDGHPFLKRLNNYLESLNVPYPSVFYGAIFSALLRQGNFKDILNSIRNKDNEIETKLEKNFNITGVYLYDEIKNELYVKAPLDLFEDGNSKSFGLYKDGFLYSPTGANKFNRCDDKFISLSDLIKHYSSRNVNEITLYPSKYFFTNYSKIGIEIDRQKRTVKEEHLYRINMVEFSDKRFSYLLKCEIDLNEDEIKDDVIRLGGESKIASFTHTFKELSAIKELNEFYNNTIVYGDKIKLILTTPMIIEKSSQDKKDDFDNFINNNNIECVVTGKPEYIGGFDMARNHQKNIRKAIPAGSVLIMKNNKFRNVSINQILDDSCEKYINLKNIEDNFRGFGSIIIMPFRRGDD from the coding sequence ATGAGAGAATGTTATTTTAAAATAAAGCCTAGTGATACATTGTTTTTTAGAGATGGACATCCTTTTCTAAAAAGATTAAATAATTATCTTGAAAGTTTAAATGTTCCATATCCATCTGTATTTTATGGAGCTATATTCTCGGCTTTATTGAGACAGGGAAATTTTAAAGATATTTTAAATTCCATAAGAAATAAAGATAATGAAATTGAAACGAAATTAGAAAAAAATTTCAATATAACTGGTGTATATTTATATGATGAAATTAAAAATGAATTATATGTAAAAGCTCCTTTAGATTTATTTGAAGATGGAAATTCAAAAAGTTTTGGGTTGTATAAGGATGGTTTTTTATATAGTCCAACTGGAGCAAATAAATTTAATAGATGTGATGATAAGTTTATTAGTTTGAGTGATTTAATAAAGCATTATTCTAGTAGAAATGTAAATGAGATAACATTATATCCAAGTAAATATTTTTTTACCAATTATAGTAAAATTGGGATTGAAATAGATAGACAGAAAAGAACAGTAAAGGAAGAACATTTATATAGGATCAATATGGTAGAGTTTTCTGATAAGAGGTTTTCCTATTTATTGAAATGTGAAATTGATTTAAATGAGGATGAAATTAAAGATGATGTAATTAGACTTGGAGGAGAATCTAAGATAGCTAGTTTTACTCATACATTTAAAGAATTAAGTGCTATTAAAGAGTTAAATGAATTTTATAACAATACAATAGTTTATGGTGATAAAATAAAATTAATTTTAACTACTCCTATGATTATAGAAAAATCTTCTCAAGATAAAAAAGATGATTTTGATAATTTTATAAATAATAATAATATTGAATGTGTGGTAACTGGAAAGCCCGAATATATAGGTGGTTTTGATATGGCAAGGAATCATCAAAAAAATATAAGAAAAGCAATTCCAGCAGGCAGCGTACTCATAATGAAGAATAATAAATTCAGAAATGTAAGTATTAATCAAATATTAGATGATTCTTGTGAAAAGTATATTAATTTAAAAAATATAGAAGATAATTTTAGAGGCTTTGGAAGCATAATTATTATGCCATTTAGAAGAGGAGATGATTAA